A single genomic interval of Stenotrophomonas sp. ZAC14D1_NAIMI4_1 harbors:
- a CDS encoding RNA polymerase sigma factor: MSTPVEPTDVAHLCAAHYRPLHAHVRRKLPQRSDADDVVQETWLRVIKVAASGLLGNGRAYLYRVAHNLIADHYRQRTRRHEETLDDAQLLAIADPAPLPEQRLLDAEQLRHLDAIIAALPARSRQVFLLARVEQMGLAEIGRLLGITRQTAHGHLLRALVAVQQVPQA; encoded by the coding sequence GTGTCCACGCCTGTCGAACCGACGGATGTCGCGCATCTGTGCGCAGCCCATTACCGGCCGCTGCATGCCCACGTCCGCCGCAAACTCCCGCAACGCAGCGACGCCGATGACGTCGTCCAGGAAACCTGGCTGCGCGTCATCAAGGTCGCGGCCAGCGGACTGCTGGGCAACGGCCGCGCCTACCTGTACCGCGTCGCCCACAACCTGATCGCCGACCACTACCGGCAGCGCACGCGCCGTCACGAAGAAACGTTGGACGACGCCCAGCTGCTGGCCATCGCCGACCCCGCACCACTGCCCGAACAGCGCCTGCTCGATGCCGAGCAGCTGCGCCATCTCGACGCGATCATCGCCGCCCTGCCGGCGCGGTCACGCCAGGTCTTCCTGCTGGCACGGGTGGAGCAGATGGGGCTGGCCGAGATTGGGCGCCTGCTTGGCATCACCCGGCAGACCGCGCACGGCCACCTGCTGCGTGCACTGGTCGCCGTGCAGCAGGTACCGCAGGCGTGA
- a CDS encoding error-prone DNA polymerase: MHAASPAYAELHCLSAFSFQRGASTADELFARAAGQGYRAVAITDECSLAGIVRAWQAAKTHGVALVVGAEFQVEDGPKIALLCTDQDAYAGLCQLITTCRRRAGKGEYRCLREDLHGLAGGLLCLWLDRQPDASHLLTLRTAFHDRLWLAVELHHEHDDVRRLQQLQAFGERHALPLVASGDVHMHVRRRRALQDTLTAIRHRCSVAEAGWRLFPNGERHLRPRSALARLYPPELLAETLRIAERCHFTLDQLQYTYPRELVPEGETPDSWLRALVEKGIPERWPWGIQPAQRKQIEHELALIAKKNYASYFLTVQDIVRFAREQKILCQGRGSAANSAVCFVLGVTEIDPARSNLLFERFISDERDEPPDIDIDFEHERREEVLQYVFNRYGRERAALTAVAISYRGRSAIRDVARALGLPMDQVNELGAAMDHWGGNIPLPDTLRERGFDPDTPLMRRLLSLTEELIDFPRHLSQHPGGFVISEHPLSTLVPVENAAMAGRTVIQWDKDDLDATGLMKVDCLALGMLTAIRKCLAMLQQHGLHAGRMDAIPPKDEQTYDMICAADTIGVFQIESRAQMAMLPRMQPRTFYDLVIEVAIVRPGPIQGDMVHPYLERRRILREQGPEALNDPENPLYPPQLERVFARTLGVPLFQEQVMQLAVEAAGYTPGEADALRRSMAAWKRRGGLEPHREKLLAGMLKNGFSLDYGEHLFEQIKGFGDYGFPESHAASFALLTYNSCWLKCHHPAAFTASLINSQPLGFYSPDQLLQDARRHGITVLPVDVRHSDWDCTLDFSKGPAAIRLGLRLVDGCSETAVQALMRERARRPFDDVGDLCQRTGLDRRQQGLLADAGALRGLSGHRHRARWDISGVENRLPLFDQARATAEARVALPLPSAWEDMQADYRSTGTTLGRHPISFLRAQLRSRGCLDAAQLGGHGHGRRVRIAGLVRMRQRPQTASGVTFLTLEDETGMVNAVVWRHVADRQHRVLVDTQLMQIDGRLERVDGVQHVIVQRMLCLDELLQGLRSHSRDFH, encoded by the coding sequence ATGCACGCCGCCTCCCCTGCCTATGCCGAACTGCACTGCCTGTCGGCCTTCAGTTTCCAGCGCGGCGCGTCCACCGCCGACGAGCTGTTCGCGCGCGCCGCCGGCCAGGGCTACCGCGCCGTTGCGATCACCGATGAGTGTTCGCTGGCCGGCATCGTGCGGGCCTGGCAGGCGGCGAAGACGCACGGCGTGGCGCTGGTCGTAGGCGCCGAATTCCAGGTCGAGGACGGGCCGAAGATCGCCCTGCTGTGCACCGACCAGGATGCCTATGCCGGCCTGTGCCAGCTGATCACCACCTGCCGGCGGCGCGCAGGCAAGGGCGAATACCGCTGCCTGCGCGAAGACCTGCACGGCCTGGCCGGGGGCCTGCTGTGCCTGTGGCTGGACCGGCAGCCCGATGCCAGCCACCTGCTGACGCTGCGCACCGCCTTCCACGACCGCCTGTGGCTGGCGGTGGAACTGCACCACGAACACGACGATGTGCGCCGCCTGCAGCAGCTGCAGGCCTTCGGCGAACGCCACGCGTTGCCACTGGTGGCCAGCGGCGATGTGCACATGCACGTGCGCCGCCGCCGCGCCCTGCAGGACACGCTGACCGCGATCCGCCACCGCTGCAGCGTGGCCGAAGCCGGCTGGCGGCTGTTTCCCAATGGCGAGCGCCACCTGCGCCCGCGCAGCGCCCTGGCCAGGCTGTACCCGCCCGAACTGCTGGCCGAGACCCTGCGCATCGCCGAGCGCTGCCACTTCACCCTGGACCAGTTGCAGTACACCTACCCGCGCGAACTGGTGCCCGAAGGGGAGACCCCGGACAGCTGGCTGCGTGCGCTGGTGGAAAAGGGGATTCCCGAGCGCTGGCCGTGGGGCATCCAGCCGGCGCAACGCAAGCAGATCGAGCACGAACTGGCCTTGATCGCCAAGAAGAACTACGCCTCCTACTTCCTCACCGTGCAGGACATCGTCCGCTTCGCCCGCGAGCAGAAGATCCTCTGCCAGGGCCGCGGCTCGGCGGCCAATTCGGCGGTGTGCTTCGTGCTGGGCGTCACCGAGATCGACCCGGCGCGCAGCAACCTGCTGTTCGAGCGTTTCATTTCCGATGAACGTGATGAGCCGCCGGATATCGACATCGATTTCGAACACGAGCGCCGCGAGGAAGTGCTGCAGTACGTGTTCAACCGCTATGGCCGCGAGCGCGCCGCGCTGACCGCCGTGGCGATCAGCTACCGCGGCCGCAGCGCGATCCGCGATGTCGCCCGTGCGCTCGGCCTGCCGATGGACCAGGTGAACGAGCTGGGCGCAGCGATGGATCATTGGGGCGGCAACATCCCGCTGCCGGACACCCTGCGCGAACGCGGCTTCGATCCGGACACGCCGCTGATGCGGCGGCTGCTGTCACTCACCGAAGAGCTGATCGATTTCCCCCGCCACCTGTCGCAGCACCCGGGTGGCTTCGTCATTTCCGAACACCCGCTGTCCACCCTCGTACCGGTGGAAAACGCGGCCATGGCCGGGCGCACCGTCATCCAGTGGGACAAGGATGACCTCGATGCCACCGGCCTGATGAAGGTCGACTGCCTGGCGCTGGGCATGCTCACCGCCATCCGCAAGTGCCTGGCGATGCTGCAGCAGCACGGCCTGCACGCAGGGCGCATGGATGCGATTCCCCCCAAGGACGAGCAGACCTACGACATGATCTGCGCCGCCGACACCATCGGCGTATTCCAGATCGAATCGCGCGCGCAGATGGCCATGCTGCCGCGCATGCAGCCGCGTACTTTCTACGACCTGGTGATCGAAGTGGCGATCGTGCGCCCTGGCCCCATCCAGGGCGACATGGTGCACCCCTACCTGGAGCGGCGAAGGATCCTGCGTGAACAGGGTCCCGAGGCATTGAACGACCCGGAAAACCCACTCTATCCGCCGCAGCTGGAACGCGTGTTCGCGCGCACCCTGGGCGTGCCGCTGTTCCAGGAGCAGGTGATGCAGCTGGCGGTGGAGGCGGCCGGCTATACCCCGGGCGAGGCCGATGCCCTGCGCCGTTCGATGGCCGCATGGAAGCGCCGCGGCGGACTGGAGCCCCATCGCGAAAAGCTGCTGGCCGGCATGCTGAAGAACGGCTTCAGCCTCGACTACGGCGAACACCTGTTCGAGCAGATCAAGGGGTTCGGCGATTACGGGTTCCCGGAAAGTCATGCCGCCAGTTTTGCCCTGCTGACCTACAACAGCTGCTGGCTGAAGTGTCACCACCCGGCTGCGTTCACCGCCAGCCTCATCAACAGCCAGCCGCTGGGCTTCTACAGCCCCGACCAGCTGCTGCAGGACGCGCGCCGGCATGGCATCACGGTGCTGCCGGTGGACGTGCGCCACAGCGACTGGGACTGCACCCTGGATTTCAGCAAGGGCCCGGCGGCGATCCGGCTTGGCCTGCGCCTGGTCGATGGCTGCAGCGAAACCGCCGTGCAGGCGCTCATGCGCGAGCGCGCGCGGCGCCCATTCGACGATGTCGGCGACCTGTGCCAGCGCACCGGGCTGGACCGCCGCCAGCAGGGGCTGCTGGCAGACGCCGGCGCGCTGCGCGGGCTCAGCGGGCATCGCCATCGTGCGCGCTGGGATATTTCCGGCGTGGAAAACCGGCTGCCGCTGTTCGACCAGGCCCGTGCCACCGCCGAGGCACGCGTGGCGCTGCCGCTGCCCAGTGCGTGGGAAGACATGCAGGCCGATTACCGCAGCACCGGCACCACGCTCGGCCGCCACCCGATCAGTTTCCTGCGCGCGCAACTGCGCAGCCGCGGGTGCCTGGACGCTGCACAGCTGGGCGGCCACGGCCATGGCCGCCGCGTCCGCATCGCCGGGCTGGTACGCATGCGGCAGCGCCCGCAGACCGCCAGCGGGGTCACGTTCCTCACGCTGGAAGATGAGACCGGCATGGTCAACGCCGTGGTCTGGCGGCACGTGGCCGACCGACAGCACCGCGTGCTGGTCGATACCCAGCTGATGCAGATCGACGGCCGCCTGGAACGCGTCGATGGCGTGCAGCACGTGATCGTGCAGCGCATGCTGTGCCTGGACGAACTGCTGCAGGGCCTGCGCAGCCACAGCCGCGATTTCCATTGA
- a CDS encoding glutamine amidotransferase: protein MTTAAGRHAVVLQHVAFEDLGTLQPLLHAQGWTVQVLQAGVDPLEPAEHADLLVVLGGPISANDTALYPFVADSIALLQRRLQQQRPTLGICLGAQLMARALGATVAASGGKEIGFAPLLLTEDGQRSPLHALQGIPVLHWHGEAFELPEGAQRLASTPACRHQAFAVGLHALALQCHPELDARQFERWLIGHTLELAQAGIDPNDLRAQARRYGAPLAAAANAMFAQWLQHLPETP, encoded by the coding sequence ATGACGACCGCTGCCGGCAGGCACGCCGTCGTGCTGCAGCACGTTGCCTTCGAAGACCTGGGCACGCTGCAGCCCCTGCTGCACGCGCAGGGCTGGACCGTGCAGGTGCTGCAGGCCGGCGTCGATCCGCTGGAGCCCGCCGAACACGCGGACCTGCTGGTCGTGCTTGGCGGCCCGATCAGCGCCAATGACACGGCCCTCTACCCGTTCGTGGCCGACAGCATCGCCCTGCTGCAACGCCGCCTGCAGCAGCAGCGACCGACACTGGGCATCTGCCTGGGCGCGCAGTTGATGGCGCGCGCCTTGGGCGCCACGGTTGCGGCCAGTGGCGGCAAGGAAATCGGCTTTGCCCCGCTGCTGCTGACCGAAGACGGCCAACGCTCGCCGTTGCACGCCCTGCAGGGCATCCCGGTGCTGCACTGGCACGGCGAAGCCTTCGAGCTGCCCGAGGGCGCGCAGCGCCTGGCCAGCACGCCGGCCTGCCGCCACCAGGCCTTCGCGGTCGGCCTCCATGCCCTTGCCCTGCAATGCCATCCGGAACTGGATGCGCGCCAGTTCGAGCGCTGGCTGATCGGCCACACCCTCGAACTGGCCCAGGCCGGCATCGACCCCAACGACCTGCGCGCGCAGGCCCGTCGCTATGGCGCGCCGCTGGCCGCTGCGGCCAACGCCATGTTCGCGCAGTGGTTGCAGCACCTGCCGGAGACCCCGTGA
- a CDS encoding FecR domain-containing protein codes for MSHDAIAQEAARWWLDGHDGHRDENAFARWYAADPRHAAQYQHLQALWQAGTGLPSMQRQQQRRQRRRVRDAGIAVLLLCALGLYSRHVTPPAAQVVRTAAGQIRDEILPDGSHLQLAPGSEIHVRIDGTRRQLQLQHGQAWFKVATDTGRPFQVHTPHGTVTALGTAFDVAVGEHASRVAVTEHTVRVDSGPGHAEAEEGQQMRFDGNGTSAATEMESGALAWRERRLHWVSAPLAKVAQGLDAWHGGHTWIIGPALRQQPVTLLGNADGAAESRDQLATQLHVRVLRLPGDVQVWVAPHDEPRDAP; via the coding sequence GTGAGCCACGACGCCATTGCCCAGGAAGCCGCCCGCTGGTGGCTGGATGGCCACGACGGCCACCGCGACGAGAACGCCTTCGCCCGCTGGTATGCGGCCGACCCGCGCCACGCCGCGCAGTACCAGCACCTGCAGGCGCTCTGGCAGGCCGGCACGGGCCTGCCCAGCATGCAGCGGCAGCAGCAGCGGCGGCAGCGTCGCCGCGTGCGCGACGCCGGTATCGCGGTCCTGCTGCTGTGTGCGCTGGGCCTGTACAGCCGCCATGTGACCCCACCCGCCGCGCAGGTGGTACGCACGGCCGCCGGACAGATCCGTGACGAAATCCTGCCCGATGGCTCGCACCTGCAGCTTGCGCCCGGCAGCGAGATCCACGTGCGCATCGATGGCACGCGTCGCCAGCTGCAGCTGCAGCACGGCCAGGCCTGGTTCAAGGTCGCCACCGACACCGGCAGGCCCTTCCAGGTGCACACACCCCACGGCACCGTGACCGCGCTGGGCACCGCCTTCGATGTCGCCGTGGGCGAGCACGCCAGCAGGGTCGCCGTCACCGAGCACACGGTACGGGTGGACAGCGGCCCGGGCCACGCCGAGGCTGAGGAAGGCCAGCAGATGCGCTTCGATGGCAACGGCACGAGCGCAGCCACAGAGATGGAAAGCGGCGCACTGGCCTGGCGCGAGCGACGCCTGCACTGGGTCTCGGCACCGCTGGCCAAGGTCGCACAGGGGCTGGATGCCTGGCACGGCGGCCACACCTGGATCATCGGCCCCGCACTCCGCCAGCAACCGGTGACCCTGCTCGGCAATGCCGATGGCGCTGCCGAAAGCCGTGACCAGCTGGCCACGCAGCTGCACGTGCGCGTGCTGCGCCTGCCCGGTGACGTGCAGGTCTGGGTGGCGCCGCACGACGAACCGCGCGATGCACCCTGA
- a CDS encoding YggS family pyridoxal phosphate-dependent enzyme, which yields MPLAAADWPVAQSVEQIAANLVTVRQRIATACSRAGRDPASVRLLPVSKTVDEARIRMAVAAGCHALGENKVQEAQRKAESMADLGVHWSVIGHLQTNKARYVARFASEFQALDSLRVAEALQQRLQLEDRVLDVFVQVNTSAEPSKYGLEPDAVAAFVQQLPAFDRLRVRGLMTLAIFTPEIERVRACFVRLRELRDQLQQTAPAGIDLSQLSMGMSGDFEVAIEEGATVVRVGQAIFGARATPDSFYWPSAGEPA from the coding sequence ATGCCCCTTGCCGCCGCCGACTGGCCCGTCGCCCAGTCCGTCGAACAGATCGCTGCCAACCTGGTCACCGTGCGCCAACGCATCGCCACGGCCTGCAGCCGCGCCGGCCGCGACCCGGCCAGCGTGCGCCTGCTGCCGGTCAGCAAGACCGTCGACGAAGCCCGCATCCGCATGGCCGTGGCCGCCGGTTGCCACGCGCTGGGCGAGAACAAGGTGCAGGAAGCCCAGCGCAAGGCCGAGTCGATGGCCGACCTCGGCGTGCACTGGTCGGTCATCGGCCACCTGCAGACCAACAAAGCCCGCTATGTCGCCCGCTTCGCCAGCGAATTCCAGGCACTGGACAGCCTGCGCGTGGCCGAGGCCCTGCAGCAACGGCTGCAGCTGGAAGACCGCGTCCTGGATGTGTTCGTGCAGGTGAACACCTCGGCCGAACCCAGCAAGTACGGCCTGGAACCGGATGCCGTCGCGGCCTTCGTACAGCAGCTGCCCGCCTTCGACCGCCTGCGCGTGCGCGGGCTGATGACCCTGGCCATCTTCACCCCCGAGATCGAACGCGTACGCGCCTGCTTCGTGCGCCTGCGCGAGCTGCGCGACCAGCTGCAGCAGACCGCACCGGCAGGCATCGACCTGTCGCAGCTGTCGATGGGCATGTCCGGTGATTTCGAGGTCGCCATCGAAGAAGGTGCCACCGTGGTCCGCGTCGGCCAGGCGATCTTCGGCGCGCGCGCGACACCGGACAGCTTCTACTGGCCCAGCGCCGGGGAACCCGCATGA
- the ptsJ gene encoding transcriptional regulator PtsJ translates to MKITGRSAEAIFDSIREGIGSGQLAAGSVLPPVRELAERLGVNRNTVAAAYKRLDGAGLASTAGRRGTVVRGPAQAMAREGSAPGLALRDLAGGNPDPRLLPALRLQAAAPRLYGADTVDARMQRLARASLDPHCPAGYALELTHGAVDGIERLLAAWLLPGDRIAVEDPCFLGSLNVLAAGGHAVLPVAVDAHGMQVEALRAALEAGARAVLLTPRAHNPTGASLDAKRARALRQLLAGYPQVAVLIDDHYALLSQQPYHSVLPADDRRWALLRSLSKALGPDLRLAWLGCDAATASRLRLRLAAGTGWVSHLLQDAASAVLESAPQRAKITAAGERYQQRLQSLQAQLRERGMQTPLSMEGLNLWLPLLDDSHAQVLALAARGWHVRGGEVFAVAAPAHGLRITCAALGTTELRRLADDLVAVCGL, encoded by the coding sequence ATGAAAATCACCGGGCGTAGCGCCGAGGCCATCTTCGACAGCATCCGTGAGGGGATCGGCAGTGGCCAGCTGGCGGCGGGCAGCGTGCTGCCGCCGGTGCGTGAACTGGCCGAGCGGTTGGGCGTGAACCGCAATACCGTGGCGGCCGCCTACAAGCGGCTGGACGGTGCCGGCCTGGCCAGCACTGCCGGCCGCCGCGGCACGGTGGTGCGCGGGCCGGCACAGGCCATGGCCCGTGAGGGCAGCGCGCCAGGCCTGGCCCTGCGCGACCTGGCCGGCGGCAACCCGGACCCGCGCCTGCTGCCGGCGTTGCGCCTGCAGGCTGCTGCCCCCCGGCTGTACGGGGCGGACACGGTGGATGCGCGGATGCAGCGCCTGGCCCGTGCCTCGCTGGACCCGCATTGTCCGGCCGGCTATGCGCTGGAACTCACCCATGGTGCGGTGGATGGCATCGAGCGCCTGCTGGCGGCGTGGCTGCTGCCGGGCGACCGTATCGCCGTGGAGGATCCGTGCTTCCTCGGCAGCCTGAACGTGCTGGCGGCGGGCGGGCATGCGGTGCTGCCGGTAGCGGTGGACGCGCACGGCATGCAGGTGGAGGCGCTGCGCGCTGCGCTGGAGGCTGGTGCACGGGCGGTGCTGCTGACCCCGCGCGCACACAACCCCACCGGCGCCAGCCTGGATGCGAAACGGGCGCGGGCGCTGCGCCAGCTGCTGGCGGGCTACCCGCAGGTGGCGGTACTGATCGACGATCACTATGCGCTGCTTTCGCAGCAGCCCTACCACTCGGTGCTGCCGGCCGATGACCGCCGCTGGGCGCTGCTGCGTTCGCTGTCCAAGGCGCTGGGGCCGGATCTGCGCCTGGCGTGGCTGGGCTGCGACGCCGCCACCGCCAGCCGTCTGCGCCTGCGCCTGGCTGCCGGTACGGGCTGGGTCAGCCATCTGCTGCAGGATGCGGCCAGTGCCGTGCTGGAATCGGCACCGCAGCGGGCGAAGATCACGGCGGCGGGCGAGCGGTACCAGCAGCGGTTGCAGTCGCTGCAGGCACAGCTGCGCGAACGCGGGATGCAGACGCCGCTGTCGATGGAGGGGCTGAACCTGTGGCTGCCACTGCTGGATGACAGCCACGCGCAGGTGCTGGCACTGGCGGCCCGCGGCTGGCATGTGCGCGGGGGTGAAGTGTTTGCGGTGGCGGCGCCGGCACATGGGCTGCGCATCACCTGCGCGGCGCTGGGGACGACCGAGCTGCGCAGGCTGGCCGATGACCTGGTGGCGGTGTGCGGCTTGTAG